The following are encoded together in the Adhaeribacter arboris genome:
- a CDS encoding SDR family NAD(P)-dependent oxidoreductase, which yields MRLQNKVIIVTGSCTGIGKAIAERCVAEGAQVIIHGLEKELGEEVVERLGSCNATLHIEDLTSPGASQRLVNLALEVFGRLDAIVNNAAWVISSNIHTTDEAFLRRVLEINTIAPFALIKAALPHLSQVRGCVLNIGSVNAYSGEPNLMAYSVSKGALMTLTRNLGDTLHRENGVRVNQINPGWVLTENEAQRKHEQGLPEDWYTEIPSVFAPAGRILWPSEMAAAAVYWLADESGPISGQVVDLEQHPFIGRNPPKDTSTIPNSVREESK from the coding sequence ATGCGGCTGCAAAACAAAGTAATAATTGTTACGGGCAGTTGTACGGGCATTGGCAAAGCTATTGCCGAACGCTGCGTGGCCGAAGGTGCCCAGGTAATTATTCACGGTTTAGAAAAAGAATTAGGGGAGGAGGTGGTAGAGCGTTTGGGCTCCTGTAATGCCACTTTGCACATTGAAGACCTGACTTCTCCTGGCGCTTCGCAACGATTAGTAAACCTTGCCCTGGAAGTTTTTGGCCGGCTGGATGCCATTGTTAATAATGCCGCTTGGGTTATCAGCTCCAACATTCATACAACCGACGAAGCTTTTTTACGCCGGGTTTTAGAAATAAATACCATAGCGCCGTTCGCCTTAATTAAAGCCGCTTTGCCGCACTTAAGCCAGGTTAGAGGTTGCGTGCTGAACATTGGTTCGGTAAATGCCTACAGCGGCGAGCCTAATTTAATGGCTTACAGTGTCTCCAAAGGGGCACTTATGACATTAACGCGCAATTTAGGGGATACGCTACATCGGGAAAACGGGGTGCGGGTGAACCAGATTAATCCGGGATGGGTACTTACCGAAAACGAAGCGCAACGCAAACACGAACAAGGCCTACCAGAAGATTGGTACACCGAAATACCATCGGTATTTGCTCCGGCCGGTCGGATTTTGTGGCCGTCTGAGATGGCCGCGGCGGCCGTTTACTGGTTAGCCGACGAAAGCGGCCCCATTAGCGGACAGGTAGTAGATTTAGAGCAACATCCCTTTATTGGCCGTAACCCACCAAAAGATACTTCCACTATTCCCAATTCGGTTAGAGAAGAAAGTAAGTAA
- a CDS encoding sugar phosphate isomerase/epimerase family protein, whose translation MPQLAAFPKAFMQALCQDGTMRVSEWIELAVKLDIDGLEWYAGFLEMADECNWSRFRQQVEDHGKVIPMLCCSPDFTHPDVAFRQKEMAKQKNWIDMAHTLGCSYCRVLSGQRRPEVSMQEGINLAAESIAACLPYAQERGITLILENHYKDDFWEYPEFAQKMDVFWALVQQVQHPNFGVNYDPSNAYLAGDDPLELLRLVAKRVVTMHASDRYLMEGTLEDLRKEEGGSAGYAKRLRHGEIGKGLNDYDAIFSELKKVGFNGWISIEDGVEGMEQLERSVTFLRRKMAEYWPADK comes from the coding sequence ATGCCCCAATTAGCTGCTTTCCCGAAAGCTTTTATGCAAGCGCTTTGCCAGGACGGCACCATGCGCGTTTCCGAATGGATTGAACTTGCCGTAAAATTAGACATTGATGGCTTGGAGTGGTACGCGGGTTTTCTGGAAATGGCCGATGAATGTAACTGGTCCCGTTTCCGGCAGCAGGTAGAAGATCATGGTAAGGTAATTCCCATGCTCTGCTGCTCCCCGGATTTTACGCATCCGGATGTAGCCTTTCGGCAGAAAGAAATGGCGAAGCAGAAGAACTGGATCGATATGGCTCATACCCTGGGCTGCTCGTATTGCCGGGTACTTTCGGGGCAAAGGCGGCCGGAGGTAAGTATGCAGGAAGGAATCAATTTAGCGGCGGAGAGCATAGCCGCTTGTTTACCCTACGCTCAGGAACGAGGGATTACTTTAATTTTGGAAAATCATTATAAGGACGACTTTTGGGAGTATCCGGAGTTTGCCCAGAAAATGGATGTATTCTGGGCTTTAGTGCAGCAAGTCCAACATCCTAATTTCGGGGTAAATTACGACCCCAGTAATGCTTATCTGGCCGGTGATGATCCATTGGAGTTGCTCCGGTTAGTAGCCAAAAGGGTAGTTACCATGCACGCCAGCGATCGTTATTTAATGGAAGGCACCTTAGAAGATTTACGGAAGGAAGAAGGTGGTTCCGCTGGATACGCTAAACGTTTACGCCACGGCGAAATCGGTAAAGGTTTAAACGACTACGATGCTATTTTTTCCGAATTAAAAAAAGTAGGATTTAATGGCTGGATCAGCATCGAAGATGGGGTAGAAGGAATGGAACAACTGGAACGCAGCGTAACTTTCCTCCGCCGCAAAATGGCGGAATACTGGCCGGCGGATAAATAA
- a CDS encoding acyltransferase family protein — protein sequence MALSTQRFTALDVFRGMTVCFMIIVNTPGNGATTFSPLLHAKWHGFTPTDLVFPSFLFAVGNALSFVMQRYRTMTQGQVVSKILKRVFIIFMLGYLMYWFPFVHYEQGHLVGNPIENTRIFGVLQRIALAFGIAALLVYYLQWRKALLVSIIGLFVYWALLLIFGEPGAQLTLHGNAVLKLDNWLIGPSHLYMGEGVPFDPEGLLSTLPAIANVTAGYAAGFFLQKQGKTFEALAKLLLTGCLLLFIAYAWNLTFPVNKKLWTSSFVVLTVAIDCILLAMLVYVIDLRHKIRWTYFFEVFGRNPLFIYLLSEVLAILLYFFRSGEGSLYEAIYQTVFSPFGGYMGSLLFALSFMLICWFVGYLLDKRKVYIRV from the coding sequence ATGGCCCTATCTACCCAACGATTTACCGCCCTGGATGTTTTCCGGGGAATGACGGTTTGTTTTATGATTATTGTGAATACTCCCGGGAATGGGGCTACTACTTTTAGTCCTTTGCTGCACGCCAAGTGGCACGGTTTCACCCCCACCGATTTAGTATTTCCTTCTTTCCTTTTTGCGGTAGGCAATGCTTTAAGTTTTGTGATGCAGCGTTACCGCACCATGACGCAAGGCCAGGTAGTTAGTAAAATTCTAAAGCGAGTATTTATCATTTTCATGCTGGGTTACCTTATGTACTGGTTTCCTTTTGTGCATTATGAACAAGGACATTTAGTTGGCAATCCCATAGAAAACACCCGTATTTTCGGGGTTTTGCAACGAATAGCTTTAGCCTTTGGGATAGCAGCGCTTTTAGTCTACTACTTGCAATGGAGAAAAGCTTTACTCGTTTCCATTATCGGACTTTTCGTATACTGGGCTTTACTGTTAATTTTTGGAGAACCCGGCGCCCAATTAACCTTGCACGGCAACGCGGTTTTAAAGTTAGATAATTGGCTGATTGGCCCCTCGCATTTATACATGGGCGAAGGAGTACCTTTTGACCCGGAAGGCTTATTAAGTACTTTACCGGCCATAGCCAACGTAACCGCCGGATACGCCGCCGGCTTTTTCTTACAAAAGCAAGGCAAAACGTTTGAAGCGTTGGCGAAACTTCTTTTAACAGGCTGTTTGCTTTTATTTATCGCTTACGCCTGGAATTTAACTTTTCCGGTTAATAAAAAATTATGGACGAGTTCATTCGTGGTTCTTACCGTTGCCATTGATTGTATATTATTGGCGATGTTGGTGTACGTAATTGATTTGCGACATAAAATCCGATGGACGTATTTTTTCGAAGTTTTTGGCCGCAACCCGCTGTTTATTTACCTGCTTTCTGAAGTTTTGGCCATTCTGTTATACTTTTTCCGAAGCGGGGAAGGAAGTTTGTACGAAGCCATCTATCAAACAGTATTCTCCCCATTTGGCGGTTACATGGGCTCGCTTTTATTTGCCTTAAGTTTTATGTTAATTTGCTGGTTTGTCGGGTATTTGTTAGATAAAAGAAAGGTATATATAAGAGTTTAG
- a CDS encoding oxidoreductase codes for MAKEIKVGLIGYGMAGQVFHAPIITAVPGLQLVKIRETKLDNIRLAQTRYPNAEIVPDSEAIISDEKIDLVVIATPNNSHYPLAEKALLAGKHVVVDKPFTITAEEADKLINLATSQNKLLTVHHNRRWDSNAKTIRKIIAQQMLGRLVELEVHFDRYRPFFRTGAWREENTPGSGILYDLGAHLIDEAQCLFGLPEFIIADERIQRTNGKTIDSFTVILDYPQLKVTLKAGMLVRQPGPVHVLHGENGSYVKYGMDVQEAALKEGLHPLHTPNWGKEPEANWGTINTEYQGQHVIGKIESEPGDYREFYVNVYQTLCGEAKLAVTAEQARQTIRMIELARQSSAEKRTIPFSK; via the coding sequence ATGGCCAAAGAAATAAAAGTTGGTTTAATCGGTTACGGCATGGCCGGTCAGGTATTTCACGCGCCTATTATTACGGCCGTACCGGGTTTGCAACTCGTTAAAATCAGGGAGACTAAACTAGATAATATCCGACTGGCGCAAACCCGCTATCCCAACGCGGAAATTGTTCCTGATTCCGAGGCTATCATTTCTGACGAGAAAATTGACCTGGTTGTTATTGCAACGCCGAACAATTCGCATTATCCGCTCGCCGAAAAAGCCTTATTGGCGGGCAAACACGTGGTGGTAGACAAACCTTTTACCATTACCGCAGAAGAAGCCGATAAATTAATTAATCTGGCGACCAGCCAAAATAAATTATTAACGGTACATCATAACCGGCGCTGGGACAGCAATGCCAAAACCATCCGGAAGATTATAGCCCAACAAATGCTCGGTCGCTTGGTAGAGCTGGAAGTTCATTTTGATAGGTACCGGCCTTTTTTTAGAACGGGTGCCTGGCGCGAAGAAAATACGCCGGGTTCCGGCATTCTGTACGATTTAGGCGCCCACCTGATCGACGAAGCGCAGTGTTTGTTTGGCTTACCGGAATTTATTATCGCTGATGAACGCATTCAGCGAACCAACGGCAAAACCATTGATAGCTTCACCGTAATATTGGATTACCCACAACTGAAAGTAACCTTAAAAGCCGGTATGCTGGTGCGCCAACCCGGACCCGTTCATGTGTTGCACGGGGAAAACGGCAGCTACGTAAAATACGGCATGGATGTGCAGGAAGCCGCTTTAAAAGAAGGATTACACCCACTACATACCCCTAACTGGGGAAAAGAACCGGAAGCCAATTGGGGAACCATTAATACCGAGTACCAGGGGCAACATGTAATAGGTAAAATAGAAAGTGAACCAGGCGATTACCGGGAATTTTACGTAAATGTTTACCAAACTCTTTGTGGGGAAGCTAAATTAGCCGTTACGGCCGAACAAGCCCGCCAAACCATCCGGATGATTGAACTAGCCCGCCAAAGCAGCGCTGAGAAACGGACTATTCCTTTTAGTAAATAG
- the map gene encoding type I methionyl aminopeptidase translates to MSISKESELVGMQNASEAVAFILKEMRNYTQPGRTTKQIDEYGGQILKDLGAKSAPRLTYNFPGWTCISLNNEIAHGIPSNQKIVKEGDLINIDVSAELNGFWSDNGGSFVLGEDIHQHQPLIQASKEILRKAIFAIKGGVRISEIGYLIENEAKKAGYKVIQNLTGHGVGRSLHEEPHEIANYRDTYNFKRFKKNSVVAVETFISTASTQAVTQKDGWTLIGNKGGFVAQHEHTLVITDGKPIILTEMNQIWEE, encoded by the coding sequence ATGTCGATCTCCAAAGAATCTGAATTGGTTGGGATGCAAAATGCCAGCGAAGCCGTGGCGTTTATCTTAAAAGAAATGAGAAATTACACCCAACCGGGTAGGACAACGAAACAAATTGATGAATACGGCGGCCAGATTTTAAAGGACTTAGGAGCAAAATCGGCACCCCGTTTAACGTATAACTTTCCGGGTTGGACCTGTATTAGCCTGAATAACGAAATTGCCCACGGTATTCCTTCAAATCAGAAAATTGTGAAAGAAGGAGATTTGATTAACATTGATGTATCTGCGGAGCTAAATGGTTTTTGGTCCGACAATGGGGGATCATTTGTTTTGGGCGAGGACATTCACCAGCATCAACCCTTAATTCAAGCTTCTAAAGAAATTTTGCGGAAAGCTATTTTTGCCATTAAAGGGGGCGTGCGAATTTCCGAAATTGGTTACTTAATAGAAAACGAAGCCAAAAAAGCAGGATATAAAGTTATTCAAAATTTAACCGGCCACGGCGTTGGGCGCAGCCTGCACGAAGAACCCCACGAAATTGCGAATTACCGGGATACGTATAATTTTAAGCGATTTAAGAAAAACTCGGTAGTAGCGGTAGAAACGTTTATTTCCACGGCCTCTACCCAAGCCGTTACCCAAAAAGACGGCTGGACTTTAATCGGTAACAAAGGCGGTTTTGTGGCGCAACACGAACATACCCTTGTAATTACGGATGGCAAACCCATTATCCTTACCGAAATGAATCAGATTTGGGAAGAATAA
- a CDS encoding DUF1801 domain-containing protein has product MKPQSMNNSANIDQYIQDFPPEIQERLQQLRTTIREITPEAEEKISYGIPTFYLQGNLVHFGAYKNHIGFYPAPSGIQAFQEELATYEGGKGTIKFPLNKPLPVDLIKKIVAYRVEKNLEKATSKKNLRTCRNGHKYYKSSDGPTCPICEQERKPQDDFLSLLVAPARRALENKGITNIQELSKYSEEEVLKLHGFGPSSLPKLRQVLADNKLSFRQ; this is encoded by the coding sequence ATGAAGCCCCAATCCATGAACAATTCTGCGAACATCGACCAGTACATTCAAGATTTTCCCCCGGAAATCCAGGAGAGATTGCAACAGCTTCGGACAACCATTAGAGAAATAACCCCCGAAGCAGAAGAAAAAATCAGTTACGGCATTCCTACCTTTTATTTGCAGGGTAATCTGGTGCATTTCGGCGCTTATAAAAACCACATTGGCTTTTATCCGGCACCTTCCGGTATTCAAGCTTTTCAGGAAGAATTAGCAACATACGAAGGTGGTAAAGGCACCATAAAATTTCCTTTGAATAAACCCCTTCCTGTTGATTTAATTAAGAAGATAGTAGCCTATCGGGTGGAGAAAAACCTGGAGAAAGCTACTTCTAAGAAAAATTTAAGAACTTGCCGCAACGGGCACAAATACTATAAAAGCAGCGATGGCCCCACTTGCCCAATTTGTGAACAAGAACGTAAACCGCAAGATGATTTTCTTTCCTTGTTAGTTGCACCCGCCCGCAGAGCTTTGGAAAATAAAGGTATCACCAACATTCAAGAACTCTCAAAATATTCCGAAGAGGAAGTTTTAAAATTACATGGGTTTGGTCCAAGTTCCTTACCTAAACTCCGGCAGGTTTTAGCGGACAACAAACTTTCGTTTAGGCAATAA
- a CDS encoding sugar phosphate isomerase/epimerase family protein, translated as MKTSRRTFIKTSAVALAGSALWSKQLFAAKNPKEIVGIQLYSVRDQMKANPLETLQQIAKIGYKNVEHAGYTNGKFYGYAPDEFKKILNDLGMKMPSGHSVLGKQHYDAATKEFTDEWKKTVDDAATVGQQYVISPWMDESLRQDADGLMRFLDGFNKCGELCKKAGVKFGYHNHDFEFSSKLNNKTLFDIILQNTDSKLVAQQLDIGNMYGAGGRALDIMKRYPGRFESMHVKDEIKSEKGEMGGYESTILTMGVIPVEEIMKLGRKMGGTTQFIIEQESYQGKDPLVCVKEDLAMVKKWGFQ; from the coding sequence ATGAAAACATCCCGCAGAACATTTATTAAAACCAGCGCCGTTGCTTTAGCTGGTTCCGCTCTCTGGAGTAAACAGCTTTTTGCCGCCAAAAACCCGAAAGAAATTGTAGGTATTCAATTGTATTCGGTGCGGGACCAAATGAAAGCCAATCCATTGGAAACCTTGCAGCAAATAGCTAAAATAGGCTATAAAAACGTGGAGCACGCTGGTTATACCAACGGTAAATTTTACGGTTATGCGCCGGATGAATTTAAAAAGATTCTGAATGATTTAGGGATGAAAATGCCGAGTGGCCATTCGGTTTTGGGCAAACAACATTACGACGCTGCCACCAAAGAATTTACCGATGAATGGAAAAAAACCGTGGATGATGCCGCAACCGTTGGTCAGCAATACGTGATCAGCCCGTGGATGGATGAGAGCTTACGGCAAGATGCGGATGGCTTAATGCGTTTCTTGGATGGGTTTAACAAATGCGGCGAGCTTTGTAAAAAAGCGGGGGTAAAATTCGGCTACCATAACCACGATTTTGAATTTTCTTCTAAACTAAATAATAAAACTTTATTCGATATTATTCTGCAAAACACAGATTCAAAATTGGTGGCGCAACAATTAGATATAGGAAATATGTACGGGGCCGGTGGCCGGGCCTTAGATATTATGAAGCGCTACCCGGGCCGCTTTGAATCCATGCACGTAAAAGATGAAATTAAAAGTGAAAAAGGTGAAATGGGTGGTTACGAAAGTACCATTTTAACGATGGGGGTTATTCCGGTGGAAGAAATTATGAAATTAGGCCGAAAAATGGGCGGCACTACTCAGTTTATCATTGAACAGGAATCCTATCAGGGCAAAGATCCGTTGGTTTGCGTGAAAGAAGATTTAGCGATGGTTAAAAAGTGGGGCTTCCAATAA
- a CDS encoding YqjF family protein, with protein MSFLRAEWRKLAFINYVIDPSVLQEFVPFGTELDFYENKCYISLVGLRFVNTRVLGFKISFHVNFEEVNLRFYVKRKVPDGWRRGVVFLKEIVPKPAITFVASTFYNEKYETMPMQHSWQENEVDREVKYRWKKSSKWQEIHIKAEKIASFIPVGSEAEFITEHYWGYAHVNQQQSNEYEVKHPKWVQYAIIDYKLEVDFALVYGAKFKFLTDYQPTSVMLAEGSEISVEKKLEIKINARAYAK; from the coding sequence ATGAGTTTTTTAAGAGCAGAATGGCGGAAGTTAGCTTTCATCAATTACGTAATAGATCCCTCCGTTTTGCAAGAATTTGTTCCTTTTGGAACCGAACTGGATTTCTACGAAAATAAATGTTATATAAGCCTAGTCGGTCTTCGGTTTGTGAATACTCGTGTGCTAGGATTTAAGATTTCGTTTCACGTAAATTTTGAAGAGGTAAATCTGCGGTTTTACGTGAAAAGAAAGGTACCCGATGGTTGGCGGCGGGGAGTAGTTTTCTTAAAAGAAATTGTACCTAAACCAGCCATTACTTTCGTGGCCAGTACTTTTTACAACGAAAAATATGAAACCATGCCCATGCAGCATAGTTGGCAAGAGAATGAAGTTGATAGGGAAGTAAAATACCGTTGGAAAAAGAGTTCTAAGTGGCAAGAAATTCATATAAAAGCAGAGAAAATAGCTAGTTTCATTCCGGTGGGTAGCGAGGCTGAATTTATTACCGAACATTACTGGGGTTACGCGCACGTAAATCAGCAACAAAGCAATGAGTACGAAGTAAAGCATCCCAAATGGGTACAATACGCAATTATAGATTACAAATTAGAAGTAGATTTTGCTCTTGTTTATGGTGCTAAATTTAAATTCTTAACGGACTATCAACCAACATCGGTGATGCTGGCGGAAGGTTCTGAAATATCGGTGGAGAAGAAATTAGAAATAAAAATTAACGCCCGAGCTTACGCAAAATGA
- a CDS encoding Gfo/Idh/MocA family protein has product MAISSSRRKFIQQLGASSLLLAGGSIPALAEQKDLVEQRILAADKKIAANDRIRIACIGMGIMGFNDVRSSLQVPGVELVAACDLYTGRLERSKELFGANLMTTRDYREILERSDIDAVIIAPSDNWHARMTIDALNKGKAVYCEKPMVQKISEGLPVIEAQRRTGKPLQIGSQWVSGLSVQKAREYYKAGEIGQLTVIEAATDRQSALGAWQYTMPLDASPETVDWERYIAGMGKMPYDPKKFFWWRNYRDFGTGMAGDLFVHLLSTIHTVLDSKGPTKIFSTGGLTYWKDGRDVPDVMTAIMEYPQTAEHPAFEVMLRVNFVSGMGESGTSRFVGSEGVMEIGGNSVTVRHNKMNKAPGLGGWDALQTYPQAMQDKIRQQYNQKYSPEDQSPGLKTSFVYQTPGGTDMHLAHVTNFYEAVRNNKPIVEDAAFGFRAAAPSLACNDSYFEKKIINWDPVNMKVVKEGKKSKT; this is encoded by the coding sequence ATGGCAATATCTTCTTCGCGTCGAAAGTTTATTCAGCAATTGGGAGCTTCTTCTTTACTTCTGGCAGGTGGCTCTATACCGGCATTAGCCGAGCAAAAAGATTTAGTAGAACAGCGAATTTTGGCGGCCGATAAAAAAATAGCGGCCAACGACCGCATCCGCATTGCTTGCATTGGCATGGGCATAATGGGCTTTAACGATGTCCGCTCCTCCTTACAGGTGCCGGGGGTAGAATTGGTGGCCGCCTGCGATTTATATACCGGCCGGTTAGAACGGTCTAAAGAATTATTCGGCGCTAACTTGATGACCACCCGCGATTACCGCGAAATTTTAGAACGTAGCGATATTGATGCCGTTATTATCGCCCCAAGTGATAACTGGCACGCCCGCATGACCATTGATGCCTTAAATAAAGGGAAAGCCGTTTACTGCGAAAAGCCCATGGTGCAAAAAATTAGCGAAGGATTACCGGTAATTGAAGCCCAACGACGTACGGGTAAACCTTTGCAAATCGGCAGCCAGTGGGTAAGTGGTTTATCGGTGCAGAAAGCCCGCGAATATTATAAAGCCGGAGAAATTGGGCAACTAACCGTTATTGAAGCGGCCACCGATCGCCAGAGCGCCTTGGGAGCCTGGCAATATACCATGCCTTTGGATGCTTCGCCGGAAACCGTAGACTGGGAACGTTACATTGCCGGGATGGGGAAAATGCCTTATGATCCGAAAAAGTTTTTCTGGTGGCGCAACTACCGCGATTTTGGAACCGGTATGGCCGGCGACTTATTCGTGCATTTATTATCTACTATTCATACGGTACTCGATTCAAAAGGACCCACTAAAATATTCTCGACGGGTGGCTTAACTTACTGGAAAGATGGGCGCGATGTGCCCGATGTAATGACCGCTATCATGGAGTATCCGCAAACGGCCGAACACCCGGCTTTCGAAGTTATGTTGCGGGTTAATTTTGTGAGCGGCATGGGCGAATCGGGTACTTCCCGGTTTGTAGGCAGCGAAGGAGTAATGGAAATTGGCGGTAATTCGGTTACCGTACGCCATAATAAAATGAACAAAGCGCCGGGGCTTGGCGGCTGGGACGCCTTGCAAACGTATCCGCAGGCTATGCAAGATAAAATTAGGCAGCAGTATAATCAAAAATATTCGCCCGAGGATCAGAGCCCGGGCCTTAAAACTTCCTTTGTCTATCAAACCCCCGGCGGCACCGATATGCATTTAGCCCACGTTACCAATTTTTATGAAGCCGTACGGAACAACAAACCTATTGTAGAAGATGCCGCGTTTGGCTTCCGGGCGGCGGCTCCCAGCTTGGCTTGCAACGACAGTTATTTCGAGAAAAAGATAATCAACTGGGATCCGGTGAACATGAAAGTAGTGAAAGAAGGTAAAAAATCTAAAACCTAA
- a CDS encoding Gfo/Idh/MocA family protein, whose amino-acid sequence MAAAPQETNLNRRSFLKSGSLAVASFIIVPRYVLGGPGYIAPSDKLNIASVGVGGKGLVDLERSFNNGSDNIVALCDVDARQAQEARLKWPQARFYHDYRRLLTRPEVKDIDAVIVSTPDHMHAPIAMAAMQLGKHVYVEKPLTHDIYEARMLTQAAKRYQVVTQMGNQGSSGNDTRTIETWIQQGLIGEVHTVHTWTNRPVWPQGIPTPKQVMPVPSTVDWNLWLGTAPVRPYHEAYMPFRWRGWWDFGTGALGDMACHIMDVPFRALKLNYPESVECSVGSVYVDFFEEAHFADSCPPSSVIYFKFPARDNLPAVDFSWSDGGILPKRPEELLPNETMGDKDGGMIFIGTKGKITGGMWGKNPTLLPTSRMQDTNLPPVTVPMVEGGPEGHQQQWVKACKQGHGAYTSSPFEVAGPLTETILMGNLAVRSYSYQQPTADGKDYINPGRKKLLWDGQNMKITNFDIANQFVKRNYREGYSL is encoded by the coding sequence ATGGCTGCTGCACCGCAAGAAACTAATTTAAACCGCCGTTCTTTTCTAAAATCCGGCTCTCTGGCCGTAGCCAGTTTTATTATTGTACCCCGCTATGTTTTGGGCGGGCCGGGTTATATTGCCCCCAGCGATAAGTTAAATATTGCTTCGGTGGGAGTAGGAGGCAAAGGTTTGGTTGACTTGGAACGCTCCTTCAATAATGGCAGCGATAACATAGTTGCTTTGTGTGATGTAGATGCCCGCCAAGCTCAGGAAGCTCGCTTGAAATGGCCACAAGCCAGGTTTTACCACGATTACCGCCGGCTGCTTACCCGCCCCGAAGTAAAAGATATTGATGCCGTAATTGTAAGTACACCCGACCACATGCACGCGCCCATTGCTATGGCAGCCATGCAATTAGGCAAACACGTTTACGTGGAGAAACCGCTTACCCACGATATTTACGAAGCCCGTATGTTAACGCAAGCCGCTAAACGCTACCAAGTAGTAACGCAAATGGGTAACCAGGGCAGCAGCGGCAATGATACCCGCACCATTGAAACCTGGATTCAGCAAGGTTTGATTGGCGAGGTGCATACGGTTCATACCTGGACGAACCGGCCGGTTTGGCCGCAAGGTATTCCTACTCCTAAGCAAGTCATGCCCGTGCCCAGTACCGTAGATTGGAATTTATGGTTGGGTACGGCTCCGGTTCGGCCTTACCACGAAGCGTACATGCCTTTCCGGTGGCGGGGTTGGTGGGATTTTGGTACCGGCGCTTTAGGCGATATGGCTTGCCACATTATGGATGTTCCCTTCCGGGCCTTAAAATTAAATTACCCGGAATCAGTGGAATGCAGTGTAGGGTCGGTTTACGTTGATTTTTTTGAAGAAGCTCATTTTGCCGATAGTTGTCCGCCTTCTTCGGTTATTTATTTTAAATTTCCGGCCCGCGATAACTTACCGGCCGTAGATTTTAGTTGGTCCGACGGGGGCATTTTACCGAAACGACCCGAAGAATTATTACCTAATGAAACCATGGGAGATAAAGATGGCGGAATGATCTTTATTGGTACTAAAGGCAAAATAACCGGAGGTATGTGGGGTAAAAACCCAACGCTACTGCCCACTTCCCGAATGCAAGATACCAATTTACCCCCGGTTACGGTGCCTATGGTGGAAGGCGGACCGGAAGGTCATCAGCAGCAATGGGTAAAAGCCTGCAAACAAGGACACGGGGCTTATACTAGTTCGCCCTTTGAGGTGGCCGGACCTTTAACCGAAACAATTTTAATGGGCAACCTGGCGGTACGCAGCTATAGTTACCAACAACCTACCGCCGATGGCAAAGATTACATAAATCCCGGCCGCAAAAAATTACTCTGGGACGGCCAAAATATGAAGATTACTAATTTTGATATTGCCAACCAATTTGTAAAAAGAAACTACCGGGAAGGGTATAGCTTGTAA